From the genome of Candidatus Methylopumilus turicensis, one region includes:
- the ppk1 gene encoding polyphosphate kinase 1, with amino-acid sequence MKLNSEHFVNRELGLLAFNKRVLAQAEDERVPLLERLKFLCIFSSNMDEFFEVRVAGIKDQIKYNDQQTGPDGLLPKQAFAKISAEAHILVDHQYKILNEVVLPKLAEENIHFLRRTSWNDAQRLWIREFFFRELMPILTPIGLDPAHPFPRVLNKSLNFAVELDGKDAFGRNSGIAIVQAPRALPRVIRLPPEIAQCDHGFVFLSSILHAHVNELFSGMTVKGCYQFRVTRDSELTLDDEETKDLKIALQGELSHRQFGDGVRLEVADNCPAEMSHFLLGQFGLHKEDLYQVNGIVNLVRLMQIPDLVDKPALKYPPYTASKAKELVKESDVFKAIRKQDILVHHPFQSFNAVTDFITQAAEDPNVLAIKQTFYRTSADSTLMKSLIEAAKRGKEVTVVVELFARFDEEANINWAAKLEDAGAHVVYGVVGHKTHAKMAMVIRREDGILRRYAHLATGNYHQRTAKLYTDFGLFTCNEQICADVNDVFAQLTGLGKSNKLNHLWQSPFTLHSNLIKAIHKETELAKSGKKARIIAKMNALLESDVIRALYEASCAGVEIDLLVRGVCALKPGVLGVSENIRVRSVVGRYLEHTRIFYFLNEGEENVYLSSADWMYRNFFKRIEVCFPILDPKAKKRVIQEGLDIYLKDNVNAWEMMPDSTYQLAHKRGLQNSAQQSLMQLYGQDLPVQEALKS; translated from the coding sequence ATCAAATTGAACTCTGAACACTTCGTCAATCGTGAACTTGGCTTACTAGCCTTTAATAAACGCGTACTTGCTCAAGCAGAAGACGAGCGAGTGCCTTTGTTAGAACGCCTAAAATTTCTGTGTATTTTTAGCAGTAACATGGATGAGTTTTTTGAAGTCCGCGTGGCAGGCATTAAAGACCAAATCAAATATAACGATCAGCAAACAGGCCCAGATGGTCTTCTGCCCAAACAAGCCTTCGCAAAAATCAGTGCTGAAGCCCACATCCTGGTTGATCATCAGTACAAAATTCTCAATGAAGTTGTGCTACCTAAACTTGCAGAAGAAAACATTCACTTTCTCAGAAGAACAAGCTGGAATGATGCGCAGCGCCTATGGATTAGAGAGTTCTTTTTTAGAGAGTTGATGCCTATTCTGACTCCCATTGGACTTGATCCGGCACATCCCTTTCCAAGAGTACTCAATAAGAGTTTAAATTTTGCAGTGGAGCTAGATGGCAAAGATGCATTCGGGCGTAATTCTGGCATCGCCATTGTTCAAGCGCCCAGAGCGCTCCCACGAGTCATTCGCTTACCCCCTGAAATCGCTCAATGTGACCATGGCTTTGTATTTTTATCGTCTATTTTGCATGCCCATGTGAACGAGCTTTTTTCAGGCATGACCGTTAAAGGGTGTTATCAATTCCGAGTGACTCGTGATAGTGAATTAACACTGGATGATGAAGAGACAAAAGACTTAAAGATTGCATTACAAGGTGAGTTATCTCATCGTCAATTCGGTGACGGGGTAAGGCTTGAAGTGGCCGACAATTGCCCTGCTGAAATGTCACATTTTCTACTTGGTCAATTTGGCTTACATAAAGAAGATTTATATCAAGTAAACGGCATTGTTAATCTCGTCCGTTTGATGCAAATTCCAGACTTGGTAGACAAACCTGCCCTCAAATATCCGCCATACACGGCCTCAAAAGCCAAAGAACTCGTTAAAGAGTCCGATGTGTTTAAAGCGATACGTAAACAAGATATTTTAGTGCATCATCCATTTCAGTCATTTAATGCCGTGACGGACTTCATTACGCAAGCAGCTGAAGATCCAAACGTGTTAGCAATCAAACAAACCTTTTACCGCACCAGCGCAGATTCCACTTTAATGAAATCACTGATTGAAGCGGCTAAACGCGGCAAAGAGGTGACGGTTGTTGTGGAGCTTTTTGCGCGATTTGACGAAGAAGCGAATATCAATTGGGCAGCAAAGCTTGAAGATGCAGGCGCGCATGTTGTTTATGGTGTTGTTGGTCACAAAACCCATGCCAAAATGGCCATGGTGATTCGCAGGGAAGATGGCATCTTGCGCCGCTACGCTCATCTTGCCACTGGCAACTATCACCAACGTACCGCAAAACTTTATACCGACTTTGGTCTATTTACTTGTAACGAGCAAATCTGTGCTGACGTCAATGATGTGTTTGCCCAGCTTACCGGTCTGGGTAAATCTAATAAACTTAATCATCTATGGCAGTCTCCATTCACACTCCATAGCAACTTAATTAAAGCGATTCACAAAGAAACTGAGCTTGCGAAGTCGGGCAAGAAAGCACGCATCATTGCCAAAATGAACGCCTTATTGGAAAGCGATGTGATTAGAGCACTGTATGAGGCCTCTTGTGCTGGCGTCGAAATTGACTTATTGGTGCGCGGTGTATGTGCCCTTAAGCCAGGTGTGCTGGGCGTTTCTGAAAATATTAGGGTACGCTCTGTGGTTGGGCGCTACTTAGAACATACGCGTATCTTTTACTTCCTCAATGAAGGAGAGGAGAACGTGTATTTATCAAGTGCCGATTGGATGTATCGCAATTTCTTTAAACGTATCGAAGTCTGCTTTCCAATTTTGGATCCCAAAGCTAAAAAACGTGTGATTCAAGAAGGCTTAGATATCTATCTAAAAGACAATGTGAATGCTTGGGAAATGATGCCTGATAGCACGTATCAACTGGCACATAAACGCGGCCTGCAAAATTCAGCGCAACAGTCTTTGATGCAACTATATGGCCAGGATTTACCAGTTCAAGAAGCGCTCAAGAGTTAA
- a CDS encoding oxidative damage protection protein, with translation MARTVNCIKLGKEADGMDFPPYPGPLGLKIFESVSKEAWAAWLKQQTMLVNENRLSLADAQARQYLKEQTEAYFFGDGADKASGYIPPQA, from the coding sequence ATGGCACGTACAGTTAATTGCATCAAATTAGGTAAAGAAGCAGATGGTATGGACTTCCCTCCATACCCGGGCCCATTAGGCCTGAAGATTTTTGAAAGCGTTTCTAAGGAAGCTTGGGCGGCATGGCTCAAACAACAAACCATGTTGGTGAACGAAAATCGTTTAAGTCTTGCAGATGCGCAAGCGCGTCAGTATCTCAAAGAGCAAACGGAAGCTTACTTCTTTGGTGATGGTGCTGACAAAGCCAGTGGCTATATTCCACCACAAGCTTGA
- a CDS encoding TonB-dependent receptor, with amino-acid sequence MKTKQSLISFVGLIAMQATSFNPAQAAESTSIKAPSVPITGNPLGAGSDQLVVPVYVLSGRELSITRESTIGETLTGTPGVSSSYFGPNASRPIIRGMDGDRVRIMQNGVGALDASSLSPDHAVAIDPLIAEQIEVIRGPATVLYGAGAIGGVVNVIDHRIPKEPLNGVMGRGETRFGGADNERSGAAVIDVGNGTFAIHADVYTRKTDDLSIPSSAQNKLIGSGRAEHVNKGKLANSAAKSDGGAFGASLTFDKGHVGVSYSESNNFYGTVAEPSVKVHMKSKRWDFSSEAHHLESFIERVKFRMAFTDYKHQEIDDGTIGTTFLNKGVESTLEAGHAKIGNLSGVIGLQTQNTRFSALGDEAFVPSTRTSSQGVYLYEELPIDRLKLSVGGRIDKTTVKSAGGGADDQNTLLPKFGDATSKQFTPKNLSAGALFSIDEHWGIATNITHTERAPTQNELFSNGAHVATNQYEVGNKNLAVEKANGIDAQIRWKSQKHSFNISAFYTKFDNFINVYNTGIINEGLKEANTIGVPATFTGMEAQGKFRIYEGIGDLDLNVRGDYVRATNEITDTPLSRIAPMRIGTGLDYQFAGFASKVDVLHGFKQDRVATNELATDGYTLVNATISYRLKTALHLEAFAKARNLLDEDIRDHSSFLKEIAPMGGRSVLFGLRGEF; translated from the coding sequence ATGAAAACCAAGCAATCTTTGATCTCTTTTGTTGGCTTGATAGCCATGCAAGCGACATCATTCAATCCAGCTCAAGCGGCTGAAAGCACTTCAATTAAAGCGCCCTCAGTGCCAATCACCGGCAATCCGCTTGGCGCTGGCTCAGACCAATTAGTTGTTCCCGTGTATGTATTAAGTGGTCGGGAATTATCCATTACGCGTGAATCAACCATAGGCGAAACCCTTACTGGCACACCCGGGGTCAGCTCTAGCTATTTTGGTCCGAATGCTTCACGCCCAATTATCCGTGGCATGGATGGGGATCGCGTAAGAATCATGCAAAATGGCGTGGGTGCGCTTGATGCATCTTCTCTCAGCCCAGACCATGCTGTTGCAATCGACCCTTTAATTGCAGAGCAAATTGAAGTCATTCGCGGACCCGCTACCGTACTTTATGGTGCAGGTGCGATTGGCGGCGTGGTGAACGTGATCGATCACCGCATTCCCAAAGAGCCACTGAATGGTGTCATGGGTCGTGGAGAAACAAGATTCGGTGGTGCAGACAATGAGCGAAGTGGTGCAGCTGTCATTGATGTCGGCAATGGCACATTTGCCATTCACGCCGATGTTTACACACGAAAAACAGATGACTTAAGCATTCCAAGCAGTGCGCAAAACAAACTCATCGGCTCCGGAAGAGCCGAGCATGTCAATAAGGGCAAACTTGCCAATAGTGCGGCAAAGTCAGACGGAGGTGCTTTTGGTGCATCATTAACGTTTGATAAAGGACATGTCGGCGTCTCATATTCAGAATCTAATAACTTTTATGGCACTGTCGCTGAACCCAGTGTAAAAGTGCATATGAAAAGTAAGCGCTGGGACTTTTCATCAGAAGCACATCATCTTGAAAGCTTTATAGAGCGGGTTAAATTCCGCATGGCGTTCACGGATTATAAACATCAAGAAATTGACGATGGGACGATTGGCACTACATTCTTAAACAAAGGTGTGGAGAGTACGCTTGAAGCAGGCCATGCCAAAATAGGTAATTTATCTGGGGTAATTGGTCTACAAACCCAAAACACTAGATTCTCAGCTTTAGGCGATGAAGCTTTTGTGCCATCTACTCGCACATCTAGTCAGGGAGTTTATCTATACGAAGAGCTTCCAATTGATCGCTTAAAACTTTCTGTAGGTGGTCGGATTGATAAGACCACGGTCAAATCAGCTGGCGGTGGTGCTGATGATCAAAACACCTTACTTCCCAAATTTGGCGATGCAACATCGAAACAATTCACCCCAAAGAATCTTTCAGCTGGCGCTTTATTTAGTATTGATGAGCACTGGGGTATTGCGACAAACATTACCCATACAGAACGCGCCCCAACACAGAATGAACTGTTTTCAAATGGCGCGCACGTGGCAACCAATCAGTATGAAGTTGGTAATAAAAATTTAGCAGTTGAAAAAGCCAATGGTATAGACGCACAAATTCGCTGGAAATCTCAGAAACACAGCTTCAACATAAGCGCCTTTTACACAAAATTTGATAATTTTATTAATGTTTACAATACGGGCATCATCAATGAAGGCCTTAAAGAAGCCAATACTATTGGTGTGCCAGCAACTTTTACAGGAATGGAAGCACAAGGTAAATTTCGTATTTATGAAGGGATTGGCGACTTAGATCTTAATGTACGCGGAGATTATGTCAGAGCCACAAACGAAATCACTGATACCCCGCTTTCTAGAATTGCACCAATGAGAATTGGCACAGGTCTTGATTATCAATTTGCCGGATTTGCATCGAAAGTTGATGTTCTGCATGGTTTCAAACAAGATAGGGTTGCCACGAATGAGTTAGCGACTGATGGCTACACACTTGTTAACGCAACCATTAGCTACCGCCTTAAAACCGCACTTCATCTCGAAGCCTTTGCAAAGGCGCGGAATTTATTAGATGAAGATATTCGAGACCACAGTTCGTTCTTGAAGGAAATCGCCCCGATGGGCGGTCGCTCAGTTTTGTTTGGCTTACGCGGTGAATTTTAG
- a CDS encoding superoxide dismutase — MEHQLPALPYAKDALAPHISEETFDFHYGKHHQTYVTNLNNLIKGSEFENSSLEEIVKKSSAGIYNNSAQVWNHTFFWNCMKPNGGAAPVGALADAINAKWGSFDEFKKAFQASAVGNFGSGWTWLVKKADGSVDIVNMGPAGTPLTTGDTALLTIDVWEHAYYIDYRNARAKFVEVFLASLANWDFASANFSA; from the coding sequence ATGGAACATCAATTACCAGCGCTACCTTATGCGAAAGATGCGCTCGCTCCACACATTTCAGAGGAAACGTTTGATTTTCACTACGGCAAACACCACCAAACGTATGTAACCAACCTCAATAACTTAATCAAAGGATCTGAGTTTGAAAATAGCAGCCTTGAGGAAATCGTAAAAAAATCTTCAGCTGGCATTTACAATAATTCAGCACAAGTTTGGAACCACACATTTTTCTGGAATTGTATGAAACCCAACGGCGGTGCTGCTCCAGTTGGCGCGTTGGCTGATGCAATCAATGCAAAATGGGGTTCATTTGATGAATTTAAGAAAGCTTTCCAAGCTTCAGCAGTGGGTAATTTTGGTTCAGGCTGGACGTGGTTAGTTAAAAAAGCTGACGGCTCTGTCGATATCGTTAACATGGGTCCAGCTGGCACACCACTCACAACAGGTGACACAGCACTGTTGACCATCGATGTTTGGGAACATGCTTATTACATTGACTACCGCAATGCACGTGCAAAATTTGTAGAAGTGTTCTTGGCATCACTTGCTAACTGGGACTTTGCTTCAGCAAATTTCAGCGCTTAA
- the xerC gene encoding tyrosine recombinase XerC codes for MNYLEAYLNHITFERGLSKLTQNNYTRDIKLLIDASADHLPPLDALKPAHIRQLIAKLHGRGLGGKSIARMLSAWRGFFDYLVKQHQFSSNPCIGMRAPKSAKSLPQALSADQAVQLVDIKSDDLLSLRDHAILELFYSSGLRLAELVGLDFNTLDLANGTITVTGKGNKTRIVPVGSHAVHAIKTWLTARAAISKADQPALFITKQGNRISPRAIQYRLKEWAVKQGINSDVHPHMLRHSFATHVLQSSGDLRAVQEMLGHANISTTQVYTHLDFQHLAKVYDQAHPRAKKK; via the coding sequence TTGAATTACTTAGAAGCTTATCTCAACCACATCACCTTCGAGCGAGGCCTCAGTAAGCTGACGCAAAACAATTACACAAGGGATATCAAATTACTCATTGATGCAAGTGCAGATCACTTACCCCCATTAGATGCATTAAAACCAGCGCACATTCGACAGCTCATTGCCAAATTACACGGCCGTGGACTGGGCGGAAAAAGCATTGCTCGGATGCTCTCTGCGTGGCGAGGATTTTTTGATTATCTCGTCAAACAACATCAATTCAGCAGCAATCCTTGCATCGGCATGCGCGCTCCAAAATCTGCAAAAAGCCTCCCTCAAGCGCTTTCAGCTGATCAAGCAGTGCAATTAGTTGATATTAAGTCAGATGATTTACTGAGCTTACGTGACCATGCAATCCTGGAGCTTTTTTACTCCTCAGGACTGCGTTTAGCTGAGTTAGTTGGGCTGGATTTTAATACCTTAGATCTAGCCAATGGCACTATTACGGTGACCGGCAAAGGCAATAAAACCCGCATCGTTCCAGTGGGGAGCCACGCTGTGCATGCGATTAAAACTTGGCTAACGGCGAGAGCCGCAATTTCAAAGGCAGACCAACCCGCTCTATTTATTACAAAACAAGGCAATCGCATTAGCCCACGTGCAATTCAATATCGCTTAAAAGAATGGGCGGTTAAACAGGGAATTAATAGCGATGTGCATCCCCATATGCTCCGACATAGCTTCGCAACGCATGTTTTGCAATCAAGCGGTGACTTGCGCGCCGTGCAAGAAATGCTGGGTCATGCAAATATCAGCACCACTCAAGTCTACACTCACCTTGATTTTCAGCATCTTGCTAAAGTGTATGATCAAGCGCACCCGCGGGCCAAGAAGAAATAA
- a CDS encoding DUF484 family protein, with protein MENQENNPMINEADVAQYLQSNPLFFSNHAGILATMYLPNPHGSGTVSLAERQQVAQRDKIRQIERKYNELLQFGIDNEEKSNKVHKLTLSLLVATHLAEVIDTLNTSLKNDFDISNTKIILWTEPKRTEDANHAAFDEVDDISKAWAEGLIEPYCGAFPNENLAGMMKNNEAKSYAITLLEIGTPVGMLILASNDENRFYPDMGTLFVKRIGELFSAALSQHLA; from the coding sequence ATGGAAAATCAAGAAAATAATCCAATGATCAACGAAGCAGATGTTGCCCAATACTTACAAAGCAATCCGCTTTTTTTCTCAAACCATGCTGGCATACTTGCCACAATGTACTTGCCCAACCCGCATGGTAGCGGAACAGTATCACTTGCAGAGCGTCAACAAGTCGCCCAGCGCGACAAAATCCGTCAAATTGAACGAAAATATAACGAACTTCTGCAATTTGGTATCGACAATGAAGAAAAGAGCAATAAAGTTCACAAGCTAACCTTGTCATTATTAGTAGCAACTCACCTAGCCGAAGTAATCGATACTCTCAATACTAGCCTCAAAAATGACTTTGATATTTCGAACACAAAAATCATTCTTTGGACTGAGCCAAAACGGACTGAGGACGCAAATCATGCAGCATTTGATGAAGTGGATGATATTTCAAAAGCATGGGCGGAAGGTTTAATTGAACCCTATTGTGGTGCATTTCCTAATGAGAACCTTGCAGGCATGATGAAGAACAACGAAGCGAAATCTTACGCCATCACTCTATTAGAAATTGGCACGCCTGTCGGCATGTTAATCTTGGCATCAAATGACGAAAATCGCTTCTATCCAGACATGGGCACCTTGTTTGTAAAGCGGATCGGCGAGCTTTTCAGCGCTGCGCTTAGCCAGCATCTCGCTTAA
- the dapF gene encoding diaminopimelate epimerase gives MHISFTKMQGIGNDFVVIDAYSQAIELTSDQIRQLADRHFGIGCDQLLLVEKPTNPSADFRYRIFNADGGEVEQCGNGARCFVRFVHDKKLTTKTQITVETANGLIYPTLEDNGLVTVNMGAPQFEPSQIPFIADANAITYQLNVADTEVEISTVSMGNPHAVQIVEDINTAPVSVHGPIIENHPRFPQRVNAGFMQIIHPHEIRLRVFERGAGETLACGTGACAAAVAGINLGKLQSPVKVMMRGGNLNICWNGGNSPVMMTGPAVHVFSGEITI, from the coding sequence ATGCATATATCATTCACAAAAATGCAGGGAATAGGCAATGACTTTGTTGTCATTGATGCTTATAGCCAAGCGATTGAATTGACCTCAGATCAAATTCGCCAACTTGCTGATCGGCATTTTGGGATTGGATGTGACCAATTACTATTGGTTGAAAAACCAACAAACCCTAGCGCAGATTTTCGTTATCGCATTTTTAATGCAGACGGCGGTGAAGTTGAACAGTGCGGGAACGGTGCACGCTGTTTTGTTCGCTTTGTTCACGACAAAAAACTGACTACCAAAACGCAGATTACGGTTGAAACAGCGAACGGACTCATTTACCCAACCCTTGAGGATAATGGCTTGGTCACCGTCAATATGGGGGCGCCTCAATTTGAGCCCAGTCAAATTCCTTTTATTGCTGATGCCAATGCAATCACCTATCAACTCAATGTCGCAGATACCGAAGTTGAAATTTCCACCGTTTCAATGGGCAATCCACATGCAGTTCAAATCGTTGAAGACATTAATACAGCCCCAGTTAGCGTGCATGGCCCCATCATAGAAAATCATCCGAGATTCCCACAGCGTGTGAATGCAGGATTTATGCAAATCATTCATCCACACGAAATTCGTCTGCGGGTCTTTGAACGTGGTGCAGGTGAAACATTGGCGTGTGGCACAGGCGCATGTGCTGCAGCGGTCGCTGGGATAAATTTAGGTAAATTACAATCACCAGTCAAGGTCATGATGCGGGGCGGCAATCTCAACATTTGCTGGAATGGTGGCAACAGCCCTGTCATGATGACAGGGCCGGCAGTCCATGTATTTTCAGGCGAAATTACTATTTAA
- the metK gene encoding methionine adenosyltransferase encodes MSEYLFTSESVSEGHPDKLADQVSDSILDAILEQDPTARVAAETLANTGLIVLAGEITTTANVDYIKVARETIKRIGYDNTEYGIDYKGCAVLVAYDKQSPDIAQGVDKAEDDPLDQGAGDQGLMFGYACDETPQMMPLPIWLSHRIMERQSQLRKDGRLPWLRPDAKSQVTIKYENGKPSAIDTVVVSTQHAPEMELKDIREAVIEEIIKPTLPKELIKGDIKFLVNPTGRFVIGGPQGDCGLTGRKIIVDTYGGAAPHGGGAFSGKDPSKVDRSAAYAGRYVAKNIVAAGLASRCLVQISYAIGVAQPTSIMVETYGTGKVSNEVLTALVREHFDLRPKGIVKMLNLLRPIYTKTAAYGHFGRDETEFSWEAIDKAAALKASI; translated from the coding sequence ATGTCCGAATATTTATTTACCTCAGAATCTGTTTCTGAGGGCCATCCAGATAAACTTGCTGATCAGGTGTCTGACAGTATTTTAGATGCGATTTTAGAGCAAGATCCAACTGCACGTGTGGCAGCAGAGACCTTAGCGAACACTGGTTTGATTGTGCTTGCAGGTGAGATCACCACAACAGCGAACGTTGATTACATCAAGGTTGCTCGTGAGACGATTAAACGCATTGGTTACGACAACACAGAATATGGCATCGACTATAAAGGCTGTGCTGTATTGGTTGCTTATGACAAACAGTCTCCTGATATTGCTCAAGGTGTGGATAAGGCAGAAGATGATCCACTAGACCAAGGTGCTGGTGACCAAGGTTTAATGTTTGGTTATGCGTGTGATGAAACACCACAAATGATGCCATTACCAATCTGGCTATCGCACCGGATCATGGAACGTCAATCTCAACTCCGTAAAGATGGCCGTTTGCCATGGCTTCGTCCTGATGCGAAATCTCAAGTGACGATTAAATATGAAAACGGCAAACCCAGTGCCATTGATACTGTGGTTGTTTCAACACAGCACGCGCCTGAGATGGAATTAAAAGACATCCGTGAAGCGGTGATTGAAGAGATCATCAAACCAACATTGCCTAAAGAACTCATCAAGGGTGATATTAAGTTCTTAGTGAACCCAACCGGTCGCTTTGTGATTGGCGGCCCACAAGGCGATTGCGGTTTAACTGGTCGTAAGATTATTGTCGACACTTACGGCGGTGCAGCCCCTCATGGTGGTGGTGCATTCTCTGGTAAAGACCCTTCTAAAGTAGACCGTTCAGCCGCTTATGCAGGTCGTTATGTGGCTAAGAATATCGTTGCAGCAGGATTGGCTTCACGCTGCCTAGTGCAAATCTCTTACGCAATTGGGGTGGCACAGCCTACTTCTATCATGGTCGAGACTTACGGTACAGGTAAGGTATCAAATGAGGTGCTGACAGCGCTTGTGCGCGAACACTTTGACCTACGTCCTAAAGGCATTGTGAAGATGCTTAATCTGCTCCGTCCGATTTACACAAAGACAGCGGCTTACGGCCACTTCGGTCGTGACGAAACTGAGTTCTCTTGGGAAGCGATTGATAAGGCGGCAGCGCTCAAAGCTTCTATTTGA
- the ahcY gene encoding adenosylhomocysteinase, protein MNTVTDIKDYVVADINLAGFGRKEIAIAETEMPGLMAIREEFSKAQPLKGARITGSLHMTIQTAVLIETLKDLGAEVRWASCNIYSTQDHAAAAIAAGGTAVFAIKGETLEEYWDYTHRIFEWTDGGYSNMILDDGGDATLLLHLGTNAEKDISLLNNPGSEEEVCLFNAIKEKLKTDPTWYSTRLAEIKGVTEETTTGVHRLYQMHKEGRLAFPAINVNDSVTKSKFDNLYGCRESLVDAIKRATDVMIAGKIAVVAGYGDVGKGSAQALRALSAQVWVTEIDPICALQAAMEGYRVVTMDYACEHADIFVTATGNYHVISHDHMMKMKDQAIVCNIGHFDNEIDVVSIEKYEWDEIKPQVDHVIFPDGKKIILLAKGRLVNLGCGTGHPSYVMSSSFANQTIAQIELFCNTEKYPVGVYTLPKHLDEKVAVLQLKKLNAQLTRLSDEQAAYIGVSQNGPFKPDTYRY, encoded by the coding sequence ATGAATACTGTGACTGATATTAAAGATTATGTAGTTGCTGATATTAATTTAGCTGGTTTTGGCCGCAAAGAAATTGCGATTGCTGAAACTGAAATGCCTGGTTTGATGGCGATTCGCGAAGAGTTTTCAAAAGCGCAGCCGCTAAAAGGCGCACGTATTACTGGTTCATTGCACATGACTATCCAAACTGCGGTGTTGATTGAAACACTCAAGGATTTGGGTGCGGAAGTGCGTTGGGCATCATGCAATATTTATTCAACGCAAGATCATGCTGCTGCTGCGATTGCTGCTGGCGGCACCGCAGTGTTTGCAATTAAAGGCGAAACATTAGAAGAGTACTGGGATTACACACATCGCATTTTTGAATGGACTGATGGTGGCTATTCGAACATGATTTTGGATGATGGTGGCGATGCTACTTTGTTGTTACATCTTGGTACGAATGCTGAAAAAGATATTTCTTTGCTGAACAATCCTGGTAGCGAAGAAGAAGTATGTTTGTTTAACGCCATCAAAGAAAAGCTTAAAACAGACCCAACTTGGTACTCAACACGTCTTGCTGAAATTAAAGGTGTGACAGAAGAGACAACAACAGGTGTTCATCGCTTATATCAAATGCACAAAGAAGGCCGTCTAGCTTTCCCAGCAATTAACGTGAATGACTCTGTGACAAAATCAAAATTTGACAATTTGTATGGTTGCCGCGAATCATTGGTTGATGCAATCAAGCGTGCAACAGACGTCATGATTGCAGGAAAAATTGCAGTGGTTGCAGGTTACGGCGATGTAGGTAAAGGTTCAGCACAGGCTTTGCGTGCTTTATCAGCGCAGGTTTGGGTAACAGAAATTGATCCAATCTGCGCGTTGCAGGCGGCGATGGAAGGTTATCGTGTAGTGACAATGGACTATGCTTGTGAGCATGCTGATATTTTTGTCACAGCAACAGGTAATTATCACGTGATTAGTCACGACCATATGATGAAAATGAAGGACCAAGCCATTGTATGTAACATCGGTCACTTCGATAACGAAATTGATGTTGTTTCAATCGAAAAGTATGAGTGGGACGAAATCAAACCACAAGTTGACCATGTGATTTTCCCTGATGGCAAAAAGATTATTTTGTTAGCAAAAGGCCGTCTAGTTAACTTGGGTTGCGGAACTGGTCACCCAAGCTATGTGATGAGCTCATCTTTTGCAAATCAAACGATCGCACAGATCGAATTGTTTTGTAACACTGAAAAATACCCAGTCGGCGTTTATACGTTGCCTAAGCATTTGGATGAAAAGGTTGCAGTATTGCAATTGAAAAAACTGAATGCTCAGCTAACGCGTTTATCAGACGAACAAGCAGCTTATATCGGTGTTTCACAAAACGGCCCATTCAAGCCTGATACTTACCGCTATTAA
- a CDS encoding DUF494 family protein: MFEVLVYMFENYVEANIQPDHNTLAQELFEAGFDSSDINGAFDWFSSLESMADEAGNAPSGLTQSTRIYSDVETEKIDVEGLSFLMFLMQANVINHALHEVIMDRAMALSQEHVGLDEIRWTALMALRKQGRTDDFLFVEDAVFGDDSPTFH; the protein is encoded by the coding sequence ATGTTTGAAGTCTTGGTTTATATGTTCGAAAACTACGTCGAGGCAAATATTCAGCCTGACCATAACACCCTTGCTCAAGAGTTATTTGAAGCAGGCTTTGACAGCTCCGATATCAATGGTGCATTCGATTGGTTTAGTTCCTTAGAGTCAATGGCTGATGAGGCAGGAAACGCACCAAGCGGCCTTACTCAATCAACGCGCATTTATAGTGATGTTGAAACCGAAAAAATTGACGTTGAAGGCTTAAGCTTTTTGATGTTTTTGATGCAAGCGAATGTCATCAATCACGCATTGCATGAAGTCATTATGGATCGTGCCATGGCGCTTTCACAAGAACATGTCGGCTTAGATGAAATCCGCTGGACTGCATTAATGGCACTCCGCAAACAAGGCCGCACGGACGATTTTTTGTTTGTTGAAGATGCCGTTTTCGGTGATGATAGCCCAACGTTTCATTAG